The Cyanobacteriota bacterium genomic sequence CATAGAGGTGGGTAACTTGAATCTGCAAACGGATGAGGAGAGGAGACTTATGGTACAGCTATCACCAGCCTACCTAGAGTGGAAACAAGCAACCATTCAAGAAGGACGGTTAGAAGGACGGCTAGAAGGACGGTTAGAAGGACGGTTAGAAGGACGGCTAGAAGGACGGTTAGAAGGCGAAATTCGTACCGTTCTGCGCCTGCTTGATCGCCGCTTTGGCCCCCTGAGTGAGGAGTGCCGTACCCGCCTGCAAGCACTCTCTCTGCAGCAGGTGGAAGACTTGGCCGATCGCCTGTTGGACTTTGCCACCGATGCTGACTTAACCGCTTGGGTGCAGACCTTGGACAATCGACTGGCTCAACTGAGCGATCGTCTCCAGCAGCAATGGCCTGAGCTGTCCCCTGACCTACACCGCCAAGCCCGCCAGCTTGCTCCCCAGCAACTCACTGCCTTACTGGAGATCCTGCCCCAGCTTGCCAACCCGGACGATTTGGCTGCTTGGCTGCAAACTCAGCAACCCACTGAATCATGAAACCACGAAGACACAACAACCACGCGGATTAAAACTCTCGCTGAGAGAAAATCAATGTGGCTAGGGATAGAAGCAAGATGGTGTAAAGTACGCCATAACCTGCATTAAGCAACAGTGTGGAAGCGTCAGGCAAAACCCCATATACTGCCTCATTCTTGAGGTTAAGTCGTGCTAGGTCGGGAAGCAGTAGATAGACGGTCTGGGTGAAGCGCTGAAAGGTAGGGTTGGGAATCAGCTTGCTAAATGCGATTAAATCGCGGCTGAGCAGACCAATGAGATAAATTGCTATGGTGATCAGGGTGCCTAGAATGGCGCTGGAAAAAGTACCAAACATAATGGCAACCGCAGTGATGAGACATAGCATAAGAAAGGTGTAGCCTAGGGAGGTAAGGATGCTGCCCACAGGGTAGGTGATGCCCTGCCAATGCAAAAAGGCTAGGTAGATGACAGTCATGGCAACCAGGAGCACTGCAAGCACGCTACAAAGTCCTAGGTGTTTGCCAACGATAAATTCTGCTCGACTAATGGGCTTTGCTAGCAGCACGATGACAGTGCGTTTTTCAATCTCGCGGTTGATGAGTCCTGTACCGACAAAAATGGCAATGGCAAGGCTAAAGATTTCAATTGTAGCGATGCCTAAGTCAAGAAAGATTTTGTCTTCTGAACCAGTGGATACTTCAGGCAGTAACCATACTGCCATGGTCATCACGAGGACAAATAGGCAGAGGAGGTAAAGAACACGATCGCGAATCACTTCCCAAAAGGTGCGGCGGGCGATCGTGGCAATGCGGTAAAGGGTAGTCATGGTTGAGCACTGACAGGCAAGGTACGGCTAACTTTGGCAGGACACAGGATCATATTTCCTAGGGTATACCCAACAAACCGCACATATACTGGTTCTCCAGGAGCGATGTCAGGTTGGTCAGGCTGGTGTAATTGAGGGTCGTAGGCTACCTGTGCCCAAGCGGTTCCGATCGGTTGACATTCCCACTGTTGCAATAAGTTATCCAAGTTAGTGAAGAGTGATATCACGTTTTTTGCCAATAGGTCAGGTTTCATCTGAATCATCGCTTGTACCGTGGGGTAGTTGGTTAGCAGCGGTTGAAGTTGAGCAAAGGTATCCCGTCGCCATGCTGTCATCAGGGTCTGTTGTTGGTCTTGAAGGGCTGCTTGCAGGCGCAAACCTTCTTGCCGCAAAGCACGGTTCTCTTGACGGGCAGCAGACAGACCATAGACATCTAGCAGATCGTCAAGAGTCCATTCCAGTAGGGCTGCGACTTGTTGTAACTGTCCCAGAGAAAGCTGGGAAAGATGCCCCATCCGTAGTTGATTCACTTGGTCAACGGTCAGCCCAGACAATTGTTGCAAGGTTTTCCAGTCCTTAATGCCTGCTGTTTGCAGTTGAGGCCACAGAACAAGATCATACTGACCAGTCGGTATGGAGGACGATCGCCGTCCCTGAAGATAACGTACCAATGCCATTGCTCCTACAAAAACGATGATGCCGAATTCAGCGATGGCTGTGAATAGCAATAGCAACGGGGCTGGATACTCTAGCATGGCTCTAACCTTGATGAATCGTTTGGGTGGTTTCTGGATCGATATCGTGGTCTTGATAGTAACTTGGCAACAATTCCTGGGTTTCCACACGGCCTAGAGCTGCTTCAATCGCACTTGTCATCTCCACACAGCCCGTCCCTGTACCGTCTAGTACAGTTTCAATGATTTGACCATCCTTACTAATCCGGTACTCAATCCGTTGATACTCTGCCATGGTTAACTTGTCTCCATTACTACTTCCCCCTTATCATAACGGTCTACTCTACGGGCAACCCACGAGAGAGTCGTCCCAAATCACAGCTAGAGGATTACAGTAGGCTAGATGCTGTGTTGAATTAATGGTTTCATGAGCCGTCGCCAAGTTTGGAAACGAATTGCCTGGTATGTAGGCATAGCCATAGTGTCGCTAGTGTTGATGCTCACGATCGGTTACATGACCCCTCGACAGTGGTGGATTGCGCCCCAGACGGACTGTGCAGTTGAAATTGGGGTTAATAGCAATGGGTTCCACACCAACCTGATTGTGCCTGTGCAAACAAACCAGGTAGATTGGCGATCGCGCCTTACCCTAGCAGACATTGGCGATGGTTCCATTCAAGATTACCAGTATCTCAGTATCGGCTGGGGCGA encodes the following:
- a CDS encoding ABC transporter permease, producing the protein MTTLYRIATIARRTFWEVIRDRVLYLLCLFVLVMTMAVWLLPEVSTGSEDKIFLDLGIATIEIFSLAIAIFVGTGLINREIEKRTVIVLLAKPISRAEFIVGKHLGLCSVLAVLLVAMTVIYLAFLHWQGITYPVGSILTSLGYTFLMLCLITAVAIMFGTFSSAILGTLITIAIYLIGLLSRDLIAFSKLIPNPTFQRFTQTVYLLLPDLARLNLKNEAVYGVLPDASTLLLNAGYGVLYTILLLSLATLIFSQREF
- a CDS encoding helix-turn-helix transcriptional regulator gives rise to the protein MLEYPAPLLLLFTAIAEFGIIVFVGAMALVRYLQGRRSSSIPTGQYDLVLWPQLQTAGIKDWKTLQQLSGLTVDQVNQLRMGHLSQLSLGQLQQVAALLEWTLDDLLDVYGLSAARQENRALRQEGLRLQAALQDQQQTLMTAWRRDTFAQLQPLLTNYPTVQAMIQMKPDLLAKNVISLFTNLDNLLQQWECQPIGTAWAQVAYDPQLHQPDQPDIAPGEPVYVRFVGYTLGNMILCPAKVSRTLPVSAQP
- a CDS encoding DUF2997 domain-containing protein; translated protein: MAEYQRIEYRISKDGQIIETVLDGTGTGCVEMTSAIEAALGRVETQELLPSYYQDHDIDPETTQTIHQG